From Pseudorasbora parva isolate DD20220531a chromosome 14, ASM2467924v1, whole genome shotgun sequence:
ACACTCTCagaagtatgtactttttcttcacaaaaagattATCTTAAAATATACTATTTTGAAAAGATCCCAGGAGCACGTCGTGACAGAAAGTCACTTTCGCTTTCAGCGTCCAGATTATGGAATAACCGTCCTTTTGCGTAGCCTATAGATCATCCCCGACGCCAAGTACCGCTTTAATTTTGTTCTTTCTCGCAGTTTAAACCTTTAATAGATATTTTATTGCTTGTcgtttttgtttgttctgcttttaaatacaatacaaatacaaaagtaaaaaaaaaaaaaatctgtgtgtTCTCCAGGTGTGTTTGGTGAGTCGGTGTCAGTGATGGAGGGAGATTCTGTCACTCTAAACACTGATCTCACTGAAATACAGGAAGACGACGACATACTGTGGAAATATGGAGCTGAAAACTCTCTGATAGCTCGAATCAGTAGAGCTGATGGAATCTCCTTCACATTTGATGTTCCTGAcgggagattcagagacagactgaagctggatcatcaaactggatctctgaccatcactaACATCTCAACTGAACATGCTGGAGATTATAAACTAGAGATAAGAGGAGCGAAAGAGTCATCAAAAACATTCAGAGTTTCTGTCTATGGTGAGGAGAGATATTTTGTCTTGTCCTTCAAATATTCTTATTTTAcataccaacattttttttctttttctgataGAAACACTCAGTGATCACAAAACACAGTGAATGGGAAATAAGATTGTAAATTACATGTAttaatatatgtttattctGATGTTTTTCAGATCGTCTGCCTGTTCCTGTCATCAGCAGAGACTGTTCttcatcatcctcatcctcatgttCTCTGGTGTGTTCGGTGTTGAAtgtgagtcatgtgactctctcctggttcaaaggaaacagtttattgtccagcatcagtgtgtctgatctcagcatcagtctctctctacctctggaggtggaatatcaggataaaaacacctacagctgtgtgCTGAACAATCCCATCAGCAACCAGACCAGACATCCCAACATCACTCAACTCTGCCACACATGTGCAGGTACGGCAGCACGATATTAGTTGCATTTATTCACTGAATTAATTTGTTAGATAAACTTCTGAAAAGTATTTACTATTTAATTCCTCAAAATGAAATGCAGCCAAATATCAATCAGACAAGTAAAAACAGTCTGGATAAGAGGCTGAATATAGTGTATTAATACAGGCATCAACAGAGgagtatttaacatttaaatatatccattaaatattaattataatatttatatatatatatataatattaatattaatcatTTAGATACAAACTTGGTATGACTGACTGCAGGGGCGGAGTGGCCATCGGGAGAATCGGGAGAATTCCCattatcgcatttttcttcaatatcgcacagccctagtttCTGTTGCTGTCAGTATTGTTTTTGGaagttacattaaaatgcaatgGTCTGCTATCAGcgtctagcctgacaagccagacccacatcaagatgtttggtctggaaactcaccattgacagctcaatccgaggggcggataaacggttgtctttcaaactccctctgcacgcgataggatagcgctacaccaaccagagcaacgaaggtgaagcagagctcgctgacagattaaacattcgccgtatccggtcggctaaactccgaacacatctgccctttttaagaatgacttcagtgccgttctttgttcttttctcagagaaaagcttaactccaagtcttccagagtcacggtcagagctgatttgaaagaccgccgtttgccagtttctgtgtttactagaagcacgcaaacgcaactcggccgtcgtcattatggccccgcccaccgactctatacacgatgtgattggcccgacaagagttaggagaatacagctcagaagggtattgagagttgctagacgacactcgcgggcagattagatttgctgccgctagggtgcgtctagatttctaggctaggtggGCCGTTCTGTCCGCTCATAAATTGGGCCGGCAGACTCGGCTgcttcatttttcttttctcttaatTTTCTCTGTATGTCTATAAATGTGTTTAGTGAATGTGTGACTGATATAACAGCGCCGCTAATTACACTAGATTTTAATTTAAAGCAGCGCATGATCATCAGAccgtgcatttaaaaaaatgctgcttTCTGTTGTCagagcgctctctctctctctctctctctctctctctctctctctctctctctctaaactcTAGCGCGTTGTACTGTCACTTAACTttgcaaaacaataaaaaatacgaTGGCACAAGAATTCCTTGGATTATCATACTTCTTTAATCCAGACCGAACTCTCCATGTGTCTCTACCATCCTTCTTCCTTTCGTCACATCTCCCCCTAGTGTTCATTCTTCGTAATAACAGTTTCAACACAACATCCCCCCAACATGTAAGATATTTTCTTCACAACCtaaaagggggggtgaaatgctgtttcatgcatactgatctttttacactgttaaagacttggaataccatactaaacatagacaaagtttcaaaagttaaggtggacgtttgatgggagtatttctttgtcaaaaatactacttccggttagtcataagtttcggcaagttttttgagatcatgcgtcccctttgacgttaatgggggcggaatttccttgtatgggccgtacggacaattctaccggaagcgcatgagagagagagagggagagagcgaaagtaacaggctacgcccatcaaagcgctggcttgtaggatgcgctgcacaggtgatgtgcacataacaatgtcaccaaaaaagtgcgtttttggttgccagaccaagacagtcctgcacagattccccaaaaaccccgcgttaaggcaacagtggatgtaatttgcttttccggatcagcaactgagttgcgcgaatgtttatatctgttcgctgcatttcggtgccgactgtttcataaacaaggcccagctcgacgccggattttcccgatcgcctaatgctgaatgatggagcagtcccaacgttagaagggtgagtgagactgcttcaaatgtctgtgtttttgtctatgctcatcaagtagcccaaacatgatcacgtatagttaattgatcaatggagcatgcgatgtgtagtgcgtgtacatttgtttagctggccactatatgtgtaactttatgtttgtgtattgtaaaagcactccaaacaacaatacacaaagagtggggaaatatgttgaactaaataagcacgcttcttcattcaaatgcgctactattccgtgtctttctatgtaaacactaacttaacctgccgtgcaaaaccagtccgcttactgtctacacaaaccacgcgtaaacacacaaacacacgtgcacaactgcacttcccacatgtacaccttcaaagacaaaaatacgacgatataattcaagtataaatatgtaaataacacaagccgctaagcatattatatagttagtgtataacttgtaccacatagagacgtcctgctctagtcgtttttgctgctgctcctgttcaactgcagcctctgggtctgattccggatcatagatgtatggctgtatctgattaaaagccatatttttattttgaataaagtttttttcccgctgttagggatgacacagctttacgacgcactcgactcaacacaatagcagcagcgagcacacgtcattatttagctccgctcacacaacacgcccccacccgctctgcttttttcagaaagactcggaacagcgcatctttcttatataattataaaaaaaataaagacttttcggagatatgcaggatgcaatgctactctataggtactcaagattgacatgacactgactgaaattgagtgtttcaccccccctttaatcttaCCATTTAGCAAAAAATAACAAGAACACTTTTAACAACTAGCCGATGAACATAGATCCAGGGaagtacaaatatttaaaatatttttcttctttgCATTAGCTTCCTGAACAGCCTCTTGCTTGAGCACAACACAAGTGTATCTTAATTATAACCGGCAACAGAACGTATAGGCAGTGCATAGCCTATGTTTTATGTCTCGAAATCTTTGAGCCATGAGGGAGGTTTGCGCGTTCTTGATGGTCGTCCCTCGGCCATCTGAGAGTTCTCAGTTTCATTACAGGTGGAGGTTTCCTTCACAAGCTCAGGTGCAGGACCAGGCATCTGAACTGCTTGTGCCAGTTGCGAAGAATGCCATTTTCTTCCATCCTCTAGTAAGTAGGTATTCGGACCCACTTGTTCCTGAATTTCAACGGAATCTGAGAATTTGCAGTGTCCCTTCGGCACATGAAAGGGCTTGCGCACTCGCACCCTGTCCCCCTTTTTGAAGATAATCAGTTTTGCGCCCCGCTTTGCATCCGTGTAGCGCTTCATCTGAGATTGTTTAAGAACAACTCGCTTGCGAAGAGCCGCTGGCTGAAGAGTACTGACAGGGGAATGAAGGGTAACGTTCAGTCTAGTTCTCATCTTCCGCCCATGGAGCAATTCAAAGGGTGAGACTCCCGTGGTGGCATGTGGGGTAGAGCGGTAAACTTGGAGAAAGTCTGTCACAGTACGCTTCCATGGCTTGGACTGAACTATAGCCGACTGTACACAGCCCTTAAGAACTCTGTTAAAGCGTTTTATGGCACCATTCGCTGCTGGATGATACACAGCCGTGTGGATTGCTGTAATGCCCCTTTCTCGCAGAAAGGTGGTGAAAGCATCCGATGTGAATTGTGGCCCATTGTCCGTGAACAACTCTACTGGGTAACCATGGCGACTAAAAACACCGTTGAGAAAGTCAATCACAACCCCTGTGGTCACTGACGATGTAAAAGCAACTTCAGGCCATTTGGAATAGTAATCAGTTAAGGTGATAGCATACTTACAGTCCCAAATAGCAGTGTCAAATGGCCCTACAATGTCCATGCCCAATTTAATCCATGGTGCTTCCGGGAAAGGTACTGGTTGGAGGGGGGCAGTAACAGTCCGAGCCGATTTATCCAGCTTTTGACACAACTCACATGAGGAGACTTGAGTCTGGATCACTTTATCCATTCCAGGGTACCAGTACAGTTCGCGTAAACGCTGCTTTGTCCGCACGATTCCCTGGTGACCCTCGTGCGCAACCGCTATTACCGTATGTCGCAATGTCACTGGGACTACCAGACGATTGTCTCTAAATATCACCTTGTCCTTGACACTCAGTTCATTTCTTACATGATAGTAAGGCTGAAGGTCGGTATGCACAGTTTTACAGAGACAGGCCATCCTTTTTCGATTTGAGTGCGCACAGCAGTCAGTTCAGGACACAGCAGTTTTGATCTCAGATGGTGAAATTGCAGTCAAGGCAGTAGACAGTAGAGCGACAAGCTCTGGCTCCTCATCGGAGTTGAAAGCAGAAGTGAGCGGAAGAGGTAACCGTGAAAGGCAGTCAGCAGCATGATTTGACGAGCCCGCACGATACACTATGTCATATGTGAAGCACAAAAGGCGAGCTGACCACCGAGCAATACGCATCCCGGCACGTCCAGCTCCCCGTGTGGACAGCAGAGTTGTTAGTGCCTGATGATCAGTGCGCAGTGTGAACCGTCTTCCCCAAAGGTATGTGCGCCACTTCTCAACAGCCCAAACACACGCTAAAGCCTCTTTTTCCACAGTTGAATAACGCCTTTCAGCTGGGGTTAAAGTTCGTGACCCAAATGCCACTGTGCGTTCACTGTGATCTGAGTGCACCTGCGATAATATCGCTCCCAGACCATAATCTGATGCATCAGTGGACACAATGACAGGAAGTTTCGGATTGAACAGGGCCAGTGCTGGACTGTCCACTAAGCATTTCTTAACATCCATGAAGCTTTGCTGGGCCTCATTAGTTCATTCAAATTCAGCATCCTGGCGCAGACATGCACGCAAAGGCTCAACAAGAGTGGCATAGTTAGGTATGAACTTGTTATACCAGGACAACATACCCAGGAAGGAGCGCAGACTGGTGACATCAGTTGGGGCTGGGGCTTGTGTTATTGCTTGCTGGTGttctccatcaggttggatacCGTTTCCATTCACCATGTGTCCAAGAAAACGCAGACATGACTGACGGAAGTTGCACTTTTTTTCATTCATCCGTAGACCAGCTTCGCTGAGACGTTTGAGCACAGCATCCAAAGCAACATCATGTTCTTGCTGTGTACATCCAAAACAGATAATGTCATCTAAGTAATTTTGGACATGCATTTACTCAATGCCTTTGAGGATTATTGCGTCATTTTTTGAAATGCGGACGGAGCTGACGCGAGACCATACGGAACACGGCAGAAACGAAACAACCCATCATGTGTGATAAAGGCCGTGAGGTCACGGCTATCTGGGTGAAGCGGCACTTGATGGTAAGCATTTTCCAGATCAATCGTTGAAAAAACTGTTGCACCTGACAAGGCAGCTAAGGTCTCGTCCATGTGTGGCAGAGGGTAAGCATCCACTATAATGGCCTTATTGGGCTCCCGCAAATCAACACACATCCTAATACCTCCCGTCTTCTTCTGTATTGCCACAATCGGTGAAATCCACGGTGACGCATCCACTTTCTCTATTACACCTGTGCTAAGAAGGCGGTCTAGTTCATCAGACACAGCAGCACGTGCCGAGAAAGGAAGACGTCGTAGTTTTTGTCGCACAGGTTCAGCAGAGGGCAAAACTTTCACTTCATGCATGAACCCTTTCACACAGCCTGTCGCAGGTGCTGAAGATGACAGCTGCATCACCGGTGTCAGGGAAAGAGGAGCAGGTATGTCGGAGGCTTGCGCAGAAGTGACTGTATTCCCTTTAATGCAGAGTTGGAGAGCAGATATCAAGTCCATCCCCATTATAGCGGTTCCTGAATCCACAATAAAGAAGGTGGCAGCACAATTGGTATTGTCTTTAATGACAGTAGCTGACATACAGCCGAGCACCTCAATAGGCGAGCGCGAGTATGTAACTAGTCGCGCAGTCGATGGCTGCAGGTGTGTACTTTTAAAGTTTTCCTCATACACAGGCAAAACTGATACTGAGGCGCCAGTATCCACAGTCAATTCTACAGTTGCAAAGGACTTTGCCGTTTGAATACCCACAGCACACTGGATCTTTTTCTGCATACTGGATCCTTGGATTAACAGCAATGTGTACTCAGGTAACTCGACTTCTCTAACAGTGTGTGTTGGAGTCGAACGACACACGCGCGCAAAATGTCCTttctttttacagtttttacacaTTGCCCTGATCGCTGGGCACTCTTTTGCATTAGCCAAGTGTCCACTAGAACCACAACAAAAACATGAATGTGCATGCGCAGCAGGTGCATGTGGTTTTGGAAATGTCTTTGCGATGGATGTGGTTCTTTGTTTTCGCTGTTGAGCCTTTTGTAGAATTTGAACTGCTTGCACGGGAATGCTCCGGCTTTCTCCTATGGCCTTCGCTTGTTCTGACGCAGATTCAATTTGGGTCGCAGTTGCGATGGCTTCTGCCAATGTGAGGTTAAGTTTTAAGAGTAGTCTCTCACGAATACGGGGATCCGATACATGCTCAATCATTTGATCTCTGATCATGTCTTCTGTATTAGGAAAATCACAAGTTGCTGCCAACTGTCTAAGTGCAGCAATATAATTCACGATGGACTCGTGAGCACCTTGCACTCTTTTACGGAAATTATGTCGTTCTACCACTACATTAATGGCAGGTGTGAAATGCGTACTCAATGCAGTGATAGCAGACTCTAGTGTCTCTCCAGTCTCTGGTAAGGTATAAAAAATCCTTTGACCTTCAGTCCCTAAGCAGTG
This genomic window contains:
- the LOC137040706 gene encoding CD48 antigen-like — encoded protein: MEGDSVTLNTDLTEIQEDDDILWIFRGENSLIARISRADGIFSTYDVPDGRFRDRLKLDHQTGSLTITNISTEHAGDYQLVIRGAKLTSKTFSVSVYDTNLRSNESVSVMEGDSVTLNTDLTEIQEDDDILWKYGAENSLIARISRADGISFTFDVPDGRFRDRLKLDHQTGSLTITNISTEHAGDYKLEIRGAKESSKTFRVSVYDRLPVPVISRDCSSSSSSSCSLVCSVLNVSHVTLSWFKGNSLLSSISVSDLSISLSLPLEVEYQDKNTYSCVLNNPISNQTRHPNITQLCHTCAVNV